TCTTTTGAGAACTGTTCGGGTGAATCTACTGCACACTACGGTTGCGAACCTAACGCGATTACTTCTATCAGCTAATAGATGTGTTTAGGGAGCCGTGCTTACATGACGCCGAGAAATGCGCTGTCTCATCATGAACCAAAGATGCGTGTCGTGAGAATCGCCGACTATGTTTGTGAATGTATTGCATGACATTTTACCACAATATGGTATCGTCATGAAAACGTTAATACGCACTGAAAATCCGTATTCGACTGTATGCGTAATCAAGACGCAATTTTCGATACAAAGCAGCATATCAGTACTACCAGGGATATCCGTGGCCAGCCACTTTCCGAACTAGTGCTCAGCCTGCTCGACAGCGCCTTTGCCGGCGTCCTTTGTGGGTCTGAACGGAGGAACCGATATGGAGAACGCAAGGCACGCTGAGCAAGCCGCTTCCTTGCGGATCAAGCACACCTTCGGATCTGAAAGTCACGACCACGGACACGTCGTTCCAGAGTAACCAATGTCTCTTGAGCGACGTGTCCGGCTTTGCCAGCGACTGCTACCTCGGACGTGTTGGAACGGGTGGCAGGTGACACGAAGAGCCATGCGGCTGCTGCGGTGTCGATCTGCCCACCTCCGTTGAACGGCAGAGCTACCCCACTATACGCCCCAGCGGACCTCGCGTCCGCCCTGTAGGTCACCCCTCGCGCATTCATTCCATGATTAAAATCGTTGTATTTAATACAGACAACTTCTCATCCCAAACCGTATGTGGGAATCCAATCACCACTCACAGCTGAACAGTGCGGAGAGCTCCACGATCCCGACCCTCGAAGAACAAGTTCGCAGCCTGCTTGACAGCGCGTTCTCCGGCGTCTTCTCGCCAGCTCAGGAGGAACACTATGACTGCTAACACACCCGCAGACGAGTTTGAGAACGAGACCGAAGAATCGACAGCAAACGAAGATGTGGAACTGCTCGCTGACGGCGGAGTCACCGACACCGGAGCCAAGACCACTGGTGGCGGGATCTCTATTCGTGGTGAGAATATCAAGGACGCGGAGCTGACGCGCAGTGAGCTCATCCTCTCCTCGTCACTGCCAAAGAAAATTTGGCTCCGCCTTCCGTGGTTGCTTGTTGCACTGGCTGGTGGCCTTCTGGCTGGCGGGGTTATTGGTACTGCTGAAGGTACACTGGAGGCAGCCGAGATCGCACTGCTGGCCATTTTCGTCCCAGTGATCATGGACATGGGTGGTAACGTCGGTACCCAGGCGTCCACAATCTTCGTCCGTGGACTCGCAACCGGACACATTGATGACAAGAACGCGATGAAACATCTCGCCCGAGAGGGCGTCTTTGGAGTCGTCATCGGCCTCATTATCGGGACCATTGCCGCAACCATCGCACTGGTCTGGCAGGATAATGCAGCGCTGTCGATGGTGCTGTTCACCGCTCTGTTGACGGTCTGTACGGTCGCCAGTGTGTTTGGATATCTCATTCCGTGGGTCGCACACAAGCTGGGATTCGACCCTGCTGCGGTTTCCGACCCCGTTGTGACGACGTTCAAAGACCTTACCGCCGTGCTCATCTACTTCGGCTTGGCAATCTGGCTGCTCCCGGGGGCGCTATAAAGATGACCGGAACCGTTTCCGAACTCGTCTCAGACGAGTTTCAGACCGCAGACCCCACGACCACCGTTGACGAGGCTATCGACCTCTTCCGCGACCGAACACCGTCGGAAGAAACGACGCTGTATTACCTGTACATCGTTGACGGCGACGAACTCAGTGGGGTTGTCTCGCTCAACGAGTTGCTGAATGCCGAACGAACGGTTTCAGTCGGGGAAGTCATGGCGAGCGATATCCGGACGGTTTCGACCGACTCACCGGTGGCTGACGCAGTGGACATCATCTCCGAACAGGGGTTCCCTGCGTTGCCGGTAGTTGATGGTTCGAAACTCGTCGGCGTCATCCGAGCGAGTGACCTGATTGACGCAGCCGAAGAGGAAGAGACGCTCACCGCGCTGAAAAAAGCCGGCTTCTGGGTGTAACACACCTCGCCCCGGCCTATCCAGAGGCAACGTTCCTCCACCGGGAGTGGTCGTGTATATCGACAGCCGAACACTGATGATACCTGGCTTTCTGGCCGCTATCAGATAGGTGCGATCCTGTGAGATCCGCCTGTGTTGGCGCTGCTGACGGTCAAGCGATGTAGCCCAATATTGGAACGACACTACCAGCGATGTTCACTCCACTGACTCAAGCTCACAACACAACACTATGCCGCGAGAAAGCTACCAACAAGAACTCAAGACGCTCCGTGAGGCGGTAATCGAGATGGGCGAGCTCGTCCACACGCAGTTCGACCGCTCTGTGACAGCCCTCGCTGACCACGATACGGAGTTAGCCCGCCAAGTCATCGAAAGCGAAGAACGAATCAACGAGCGCTATCTCAAGATCGAACGCAAATGCATCGACCTGCTGGGACTTCAACAACCGGTTGCCAGCGACCTTCGGTTCGTCGCCGCGTCGTTCAAGATTAGCACCGAACTCGAACGTATTGGTGACATCGCGGTGAAGATCGCCGAACGGACGGAAGCCGGCCTACCGGCGATGGACCCCGATGTCGATATTCCATCGATGGCCCAGGAGAGTGCGACGATGGTCGCCGATGCAATCGACGCCTTCGGAGCTGCCGACACGAACGCATGTCGAGAAATCATCGCCCGCGACGACCAGATTGATCAACTCGCAAAACACGCGAGCCGACAGGTCTTCGGCGAAACAACCACCCTCGACACCGAAGCCGTCAACCCCGACGAGTACCATGAAGACGTTCTCCGGCTCTTGCTCACCATCACTGACATTGAGCAAGTCGCCGATCACGCGACGAACATCGCTGCTCGGACAGTCTATATGGCGACCGGGGACGACAGTCTCCTTGAATAATACCACCTCACTGGGTTTTAGGAACCTCGTTCTGGTGTCTTTGGGCTTCGTTCACAGCCAGTACCCTGCTTGGTCGTCTGTTCGTCGAGAGTGTCGATGATGTTATTCGCCCGAACGACGCCGCTGAACTGGCCCGATTCATCGACGACGGGAAGTATGGCAAACCCGTTCTCGATGAATTGATGAACCGCGTGCTGTAGCGAATCCGGCGTGGTGACGGTCACGAGATCGGTCGTCATAATTTCGGAGACTGGGTCGCTGCCCTTTGCGTTCAGTAGTTCCCGCATTGAGACGACGCCCACGAGTTCGCCATTGTTTCGCACGTAGACATAATAGACGGAAACGCCGTCATCAACAGGTGGAAACTCCCGTACTTCGGTGATCACCTGATCGACGGTGACCTCCGTGTTGACACTCACCGTCTGGTCGCTACTGATAGTGTGAGGTGTGGGTTGAGCCATGAATAGAGGCCAGCAGCGAGGTAGTTAAAGCTCACAGGGCGTATCGATTTCGCACTAATCATAACCAAAACCGGAGGTCGATGGTCGTTCTGGTAACTACTTGCCCTGTACTTACCGCACAGGGTGCCAAAACTATCATGTTCTAAGGGTTTCAACAGAGCCGAACACTACCGTGTGACTGATCACTGGTACACAGACTCGGTACAGAATCGTGGTCCAAGGTTATGGGCCAGATGTCTGGGTGCTGGATCGTAGTATTGAGCACTATTGCGAACCGGTTACTCTCACAGAACTGATAGGGAGAATTCGAGTAACGGTCCAGAACACGGGTTACGTTGAACCGATAATATCTATGGATCGGTGTTGAAATAATGCCGGTTTGGTGCCCAATTTGACCCACCAGGGTATTCATTTGCGTCTACTCCATTCTGCCAGATCTCGTTAGGATAGGTCCCCCATCCCATTGAGGCAATCAACTGGGTGCCTTTTAAGTCTGCAGCCCATAGTAGCGCTCACACGGCTGAAAACCATGGTCTAAGCGAACGGGCAATTAAGTGAGACGGGAATTGTCAGAAAGGCTAAGTTAGCCCTCTCACGGCAATGACCAGGGTTCGAATCTCTGTCGGAGTACTTCTTTACTTCCACTACGTCATCGAGCCACCGCAGTCGTTGGGTCTCAGAATCGGGAGCCGCATCTGACTCTCTCGCGTCTGGTTCGGGACGCACTCGAGACGCACCAGACTCAATCCATGCCGGCCCGAAGTTGAACGGTGGTGTGAGTGATTTATATGCTGTCCAGAATACTAATCTCTGAAAATTGTTTTCTAACCGTAGTAAATATTGACTCCATACTGACTGTCAGTCCCTACTGGACCTGTCGATACAAATAAACGAAGCACGTCGTGTCAACAGTTCACTCTGACCGTCGGTAACTATCACGGAAAACGATGGATGACGGGTGTTTGAGGGCCTGCAAGGCTTTTTTACCGTCCGACCACACGTCTCTGCTATGCAACTTCACAACAGGGATGTCCGACAGGATGTCCGGGAACTCGGCGCGCTGCTCGGCGACGTTCTCGAGGACCAGACCTCCCGACAGGCCTTCGAGACGGTTGAGTCGTGTCGCCGGGCGGCGATCGATTACCGAGCCGGTGAACTCGAGTCCCGCGAGTCACTTATCACCGAACTCGAGGGATTGTCGCCACACCAGCAGCGTATCGTCGCCCGAGGGTTCACCTCGTATTTCGAGCTAATCAACCTGGCCGAAGAGCGCGAGCGGGTGCGCTCGATTCGCACCGAGTCCCAGGCGGGGACACTCGAGGACAGCCTCGAAACGGCGGCGGCAGAACTCGGCGAGGAGGACATCGAAACCGTTCAACAGGTACTCGACGACGTGCTGATCGAGCCGACGTTTACGGCGCATCCGACCGAGGCGCGACGCAAGACGGTCAAGTCGAAGCTACGCGCTATTTCGATGGCACTCGAGACGCTCGACGAACGGCTGTTGACCGACAAGGAATCGGGACAGATCTGGGCGGCTATCGACTCGGAGGTAACGAGCCTCTGGCAGACGCCGCAAGTTCGCAACCGTCAGCCTGAACCGGAGGACGAGGCCCGAAACGTGCAGTGGTACCTGCAGAACACGCTGTTCGATGTGGTCGGCGAGATCTACGACGAGTTCGCCGACGCGATCGACGAGGAGGTGGCGAGCGACATCGACATTCCGAAGCTGTTCGAGTTCCGCTCGTGGGCCGGCAGCGACCGGGACGGGAACCCCTACGTGACGCCGGACGTGACCGCGCGGACGCTCGAACGCCAGCGGTCGGTCGTCCTCGACCGCTACCGCGAGCAGCTCAAACGGCTCTCTGGTGTGTTGAGCCAGGACGGGAGCCGGATCGACCCCGGCTCCGAATTTCAGGCCGCACTCGAGTCGGATCGCGAGCGGTTGCCGGGAGCCGCCAAGACTGCGGCGGAACGCTACCCGGACGAACCCTACCGGCAGAAGCTCAAGCTGATGCGTGAACGTCTGGATCGGGTGGGCGATGTTCGACCGGGCGGCTACGACGACGCCGAGGAACTGCGAGCAGACCTCACGACCATCGCCACGAGTCTGCGAGACAACGGCGCGGCGAGCGTCGTCGAGGCCCATGTCGACCCGATTCGGCGGCAGGTCGCCACGTTCGACTTCTCGCTCGCGAGTCTCGACCTGCGAGATCATCAGCAAAAACACACCGACGCGATCGCGGAGGCACTCGAGTCCGAGGGGATTGACTACCACGCCCTGTCCGAAGAGGAACGGGCGGAGCTGTTGACCGACGCAATCTTGCAGGACGAGCCGGTGATCGACCTGGCTGATGCCGTAAGCGACGACCTCTCGGACGATTCTGCACGCGTTCTGCGACTGTTCGATAGCCTCGCCGACTGGCAACGCGAGTACGGCGTCGAGGCGATCGACACCTACTGCATCTCGATGACTGAGGAGCCGAGCCACGTCCTCGAGGTGCTGTTCCTGGCCGACCAGGCCGGCGTCGTCTCCTTGCCGGAACACTGTGGCATCGACGTCGTCCCGCTGCTCGAGACCGAGTACGCGCTCTCGGGGGCGCGCCGGATCATGGGCTCACTGTTCGAGAACGAGGCCTACGCACAGGCGCTCGAAGCGCGCGGGCGCACCCAGGAGATCATGCTTGGCTACTCCGACTCGAACAAGGAGAACGGCTTCCTGGCGGCGAACTGGTCGCTGTACAAGAACCAGCGCCGGCTGGGTGAGATCTGCGACGATCACGACGTGAGGATGCGGCTGTTCCACGGCCGTGGCGGCTCCATCTCGCGGGGTGGCGGGCCGATGAACGAAGCACTGCTCGCGCTGCCAAACAGCACCGTGACGGGCCAGGTCAAGTTCACCGAACAGGGCGAGGCGATCGCCGAGAAGTACGCCAACCCGCGCATCGCCGAGCGTAATATCGAGCAGATGCTCAACGCCCAGCTTCGGGCGCGCCTCTACGCGAAAGACCAGCCCGAAGACGAGATTCGGGAGGAGTGGATCGAGGCGATGGAGACGATGGCCGACGCGGCCCGCCGCGAGTACCGCGACCTCCTGGAGAGCGACGGCTTCGTCCGGTACTTCGAACAGGCGACGCCGATCACCGTCATCGAGGACCTCGACCTGGGGTCGCGGCCCGCCTCGCGGTCGGGCGAGCGCACCGTCGAAGACCTGCGGGCGATTCCGTGGGTGTTCTCCTGGACCCAGTCCCGGTGCATCCTGCCGGGCTGGTACGCCATTGCGACGGGTATCGATGCGTACCTCGACGACGGTGGCGACGTGGAAACCCTCCAGACGATGTACGAGGAATGGCCGTTCTTCCGAACCACGCTCGACAACGCCGCGCTCTCGCTCTCGCGGACCGAACTCGAGATCGCCGAGCAGTACGCGGCCCTCGCGGACGACGACCTGCGCGAACAGTTCTTCCCGCGCCTGACCGGCGAGTACGAGCGCGCAGCCGACCTGATCACCGAGATCGGCCAGCGTGACCAGCTTCACACCCGCGACTGGCTGGGTGAGAACCTGGAGCGACGAAACCCCTACGTCGATCCGCTGAACTTGCTCCAGACGCACCTGCTCGACCAAACCCACCGGACTGACATCGAAGAACGAACACTCCGGCTCACGGTGAAGGGAATCGCGGCAGGGATGAAGAACACGGGGTAAGCAGACCTTCGGTGGCGGTACGTACTCGAGTTTTCAGTCGCTCTCTATCCGACTCTACGCTGTCGACTCCTCGACCGTCGGCACCGGCACCGACTCCAGCACACCGTTGACGACCTGTGTCTTCGCGACGCCGTTAACCGTCGCATCCGGCGTTAGCACCAGTCTGTGGGCCAGCACCGGCTGGGCAACGCGCTTGATGTCGTCCGGCGTCACGTACGACCGGCCGACGATCGTCGCATACGCCCGCGCCGCCTCGAACAGTCGCTGAGTTCCACGCGGCGAGACGCCCGTCTCGACGCGCCCGTCGGCACGCGTTGCGCGAGCGAGTGCGGCAACGTACTCGAGTAGGTCTTCGTCGACCCGCACCGTCTCGGGCACGGTCCGAAGCTGTTCGACCTGGTCGGGTTCGAGGACGGCCTCGACGGACGGACTGGTCGTTTCTCGGTTGGCGCGGCGGCGGAGGAGTTCGACCTCGCCGGCTTCGTCGGGGTAGCCCATCGACGTTTTGACGAGGAAGCGGTCGACCTGTGCTTCGGGGAGCGGGAAGGTTCCCTCCTGTTCGATGGGGTTCTGGGTGGCGATGACGACGAACGGGTCCGGGAGCTGGCGGGTTTCGCCGTCGACAGTGACCTGGCCTTCCTCCATGGCCTCGAGGAGGGCGGCCTGGGTTTTCGGCGGCGCGCGGTTGATCTCATCGGCGAGGACGACGTTCGCGAAGATGGGGCCGGCGTTGAACTCGAAGGCGCGCTCGCGTTCGTTGAAGATGTGGGTGCCGGTGACGTCGGCGGGGAGCAGATCGGGGGTGAACTGGATGCGCGAGAACGAGAGGCCGAGTGCGGTGGCGACACTGCGGGCAGTGAGCGTCTTGCCGGTGCCGGGGACGTCCTCGACGAGGACGTGGCCGCGACCGACGACGCCGACGAGGATGTCTTCGGGGAACGCACGATCGCAGATGACGGCGTCGTCGATGGTCTGGAGGACGGCCGAACACTCGCTACTGGCCTGGGTGACGTCCATGGAAACGCCGTCGGCCGCTCGTGTCAAATGAGTTTCGCTCCCGGAGAGTTCCGTCGTGCGTGGGTGTCCGTGGCGCGTTCGCTCCGAAATCTCGCTCACCACCGTTCGACAGAGTGTCCGTGAACTCCTCGCAAACTGCGAAAGAGATCGAAACCGGTAAAAACGATACCCCTGTACAAACAGGTGAGCCGAGATAGCCTAGCCCGGCCAAGGCGGCAGATTCGAAATCTGCTGTCCTCACGGACTCGGGAGTTCAAATCTCCCTCTCGGCGCTTCTACAGCGACCACCACCGACGAGCGACGCGTGGCGCGAAGCGCCACGATGATCGAGCGGTGAAACCGCGAGAGGCGTGGCGGCGCGAGTCATCCGGTCGCTGTGAACGACCTCGGAGATTTGAATCAGGGAGGCCGCACGCTCGCGAACGAAGTAAGCGAGACCGTCCGACTGTGGTTCAAATCTCCCTCTCAGCGTTTTCCGCGAACTGACACCACTGAGCACCGCGTAGCGTGTGCTCAGAATCCGTGAGTGGAAACGTTCACGGGAATGTGAACGAGGCCAGACGCGCGCAACGAAGTGAGCACGTCTGGGCGTTGTTCAAATCTCCCTCTCGGCGCGTTTGGGGTGTGTTGTGTTCTCCTCCTCGCAACGCACACAGCGCCACCACTGACACTCCAATTTTGCGCTCAGTATGCACGGGACTCGAGTACCGCGTGTCCTGTCTGGCCAAGCGATCGCCGAGCGGTGTGAAAGCGGAATCACTTGGCCGTCGGTCGACACTGTCGCCGTCATCTGCAGGGTAACGCCTTATTCACGTTGGTCTGGTCGATGGTTGTGTCAGTGAGTACCAATGGGAACGGCTGTATTCGACCGACGACGGGAGGTGAGCAGCGGCAATGACTGACGCTGGCGAGCGAGACGACGAGAAGTCACACGAAGAGTCCACCGCCACCGTCGATCGGACCGAGATCGACGGGGAGACACAATCACCGGACGAACTAACCGACACCGGCGAGTTATTCCATCCGTTAGGAGAGGACGTCCAGACCGATTTCCGGGAGATGCTCGAGGACACCGAGTACGACGCGGATCTCGGGATGGAGATGGCTCGAGACGCGATGCGGCTCACGAAGGGCGAACTCTCGGAAGAGGAGTTCTACGACCGGTATCACG
The DNA window shown above is from Natrialba magadii ATCC 43099 and carries:
- a CDS encoding magnesium transporter, which produces MTANTPADEFENETEESTANEDVELLADGGVTDTGAKTTGGGISIRGENIKDAELTRSELILSSSLPKKIWLRLPWLLVALAGGLLAGGVIGTAEGTLEAAEIALLAIFVPVIMDMGGNVGTQASTIFVRGLATGHIDDKNAMKHLAREGVFGVVIGLIIGTIAATIALVWQDNAALSMVLFTALLTVCTVASVFGYLIPWVAHKLGFDPAAVSDPVVTTFKDLTAVLIYFGLAIWLLPGAL
- a CDS encoding CBS domain-containing protein; protein product: MTGTVSELVSDEFQTADPTTTVDEAIDLFRDRTPSEETTLYYLYIVDGDELSGVVSLNELLNAERTVSVGEVMASDIRTVSTDSPVADAVDIISEQGFPALPVVDGSKLVGVIRASDLIDAAEEEETLTALKKAGFWV
- the phoU gene encoding phosphate signaling complex protein PhoU, translating into MPRESYQQELKTLREAVIEMGELVHTQFDRSVTALADHDTELARQVIESEERINERYLKIERKCIDLLGLQQPVASDLRFVAASFKISTELERIGDIAVKIAERTEAGLPAMDPDVDIPSMAQESATMVADAIDAFGAADTNACREIIARDDQIDQLAKHASRQVFGETTTLDTEAVNPDEYHEDVLRLLLTITDIEQVADHATNIAARTVYMATGDDSLLE
- a CDS encoding CBS domain-containing protein, which encodes MAQPTPHTISSDQTVSVNTEVTVDQVITEVREFPPVDDGVSVYYVYVRNNGELVGVVSMRELLNAKGSDPVSEIMTTDLVTVTTPDSLQHAVHQFIENGFAILPVVDESGQFSGVVRANNIIDTLDEQTTKQGTGCERSPKTPERGS
- the ppc gene encoding phosphoenolpyruvate carboxylase, with translation MQLHNRDVRQDVRELGALLGDVLEDQTSRQAFETVESCRRAAIDYRAGELESRESLITELEGLSPHQQRIVARGFTSYFELINLAEERERVRSIRTESQAGTLEDSLETAAAELGEEDIETVQQVLDDVLIEPTFTAHPTEARRKTVKSKLRAISMALETLDERLLTDKESGQIWAAIDSEVTSLWQTPQVRNRQPEPEDEARNVQWYLQNTLFDVVGEIYDEFADAIDEEVASDIDIPKLFEFRSWAGSDRDGNPYVTPDVTARTLERQRSVVLDRYREQLKRLSGVLSQDGSRIDPGSEFQAALESDRERLPGAAKTAAERYPDEPYRQKLKLMRERLDRVGDVRPGGYDDAEELRADLTTIATSLRDNGAASVVEAHVDPIRRQVATFDFSLASLDLRDHQQKHTDAIAEALESEGIDYHALSEEERAELLTDAILQDEPVIDLADAVSDDLSDDSARVLRLFDSLADWQREYGVEAIDTYCISMTEEPSHVLEVLFLADQAGVVSLPEHCGIDVVPLLETEYALSGARRIMGSLFENEAYAQALEARGRTQEIMLGYSDSNKENGFLAANWSLYKNQRRLGEICDDHDVRMRLFHGRGGSISRGGGPMNEALLALPNSTVTGQVKFTEQGEAIAEKYANPRIAERNIEQMLNAQLRARLYAKDQPEDEIREEWIEAMETMADAARREYRDLLESDGFVRYFEQATPITVIEDLDLGSRPASRSGERTVEDLRAIPWVFSWTQSRCILPGWYAIATGIDAYLDDGGDVETLQTMYEEWPFFRTTLDNAALSLSRTELEIAEQYAALADDDLREQFFPRLTGEYERAADLITEIGQRDQLHTRDWLGENLERRNPYVDPLNLLQTHLLDQTHRTDIEERTLRLTVKGIAAGMKNTG
- a CDS encoding AAA family ATPase; this encodes MDVTQASSECSAVLQTIDDAVICDRAFPEDILVGVVGRGHVLVEDVPGTGKTLTARSVATALGLSFSRIQFTPDLLPADVTGTHIFNERERAFEFNAGPIFANVVLADEINRAPPKTQAALLEAMEEGQVTVDGETRQLPDPFVVIATQNPIEQEGTFPLPEAQVDRFLVKTSMGYPDEAGEVELLRRRANRETTSPSVEAVLEPDQVEQLRTVPETVRVDEDLLEYVAALARATRADGRVETGVSPRGTQRLFEAARAYATIVGRSYVTPDDIKRVAQPVLAHRLVLTPDATVNGVAKTQVVNGVLESVPVPTVEESTA